The stretch of DNA GTATGGCGATAATTGCTTCATAGATCGGTTGATCTTCTGCTGCGGATTCTCCTATAAAGCCCCACGGTTTTTAGAGCCCCACCATAGAGGGCTGGGGTGATGTTTAGTGGCTGTGGAGGGCTTTATCGCTGTATGGATTGTCTTCTCTATTTCGATAGCTCTTATAGTGTCTAGAAGGGTTGAGGAGTCTCTAGCCGGGCTACTAGGTGTTGCTGTACTTCTCTTAGCAGGCTATGTCGGTCTTGGCGAGGCTTTCGGCTCTCTTGTTGATTGGAATATCATTGCTATATTGCTTGGTATGTGGATTATATCGTACCATCTAACGAGATCTGGTTTTCCAGAGCTTGTGGTCTCTTATTTCTCGAGGTTTATGAGGAGCTCTCGGGATATTGCTCTTATCCTATCCTTCATAGCTGGTTTGATAAGCACTGTGGTTGATAATGTGCTTGTGGTTATGCTGATAACGCCTATAGCTATCTCGATAGCCAGGGCATACGGTGTAAACCCGCTTCCAATAGCCCTTCTAGCAGCTCTAACAGCAAATGCAACGGGCACAGCACTGCTCCTAGGTGATCTGCCTCCACAGCTTCTCCACAGCGTGTTCGGTGCTGAGTTCACTGATTTCATATATATGCATGGGAGGCCCTCAAGCTTCCCTATACTAATGATATCTATCCTCGTCACCCTCTATATATCCTCAAGGATCCTTGTGCCGGCCATACCAATAAGAGTATCTAGGCCAGCCGGGCAGAGGCTGGATAATGGCATAGCATCT from Sulfolobales archaeon encodes:
- a CDS encoding SLC13 family permease — its product is MAVEGFIAVWIVFSISIALIVSRRVEESLAGLLGVAVLLLAGYVGLGEAFGSLVDWNIIAILLGMWIISYHLTRSGFPELVVSYFSRFMRSSRDIALILSFIAGLISTVVDNVLVVMLITPIAISIARAYGVNPLPIALLAALTANATGTALLLGDLPPQLLHSVFGAEFTDFIYMHGRPSSFPILMISILVTLYISSRILVPAIPIRVSRPAGQRLDNGIASRGYLYLSIAMFSVAIALMSLRREISIYLGREMPLGVFPLATAVI